A single region of the Procambarus clarkii isolate CNS0578487 chromosome 59, FALCON_Pclarkii_2.0, whole genome shotgun sequence genome encodes:
- the LOC123768088 gene encoding zinc finger protein 271, with amino-acid sequence MRVHSGEKPYQCSVCLNYFSHKSALKEHKKGHRRQKYRCLVCLKGFPRNSQLIKHTRVHTREKPFQCSECLKDFSQKSTLVRHKKAHSGEKPYQCPVCQRKFTDKSALVKHTKIHTGEKPYQCLECPKKFSEKASLIKHIRIHTGEKPYQCLECSKGFSVQSSLVKHMRIHSGERPYRCSECLKGFPHKTALVQHMRIHTGEKPYKCSECQKEFSRNAHLIQHMRIHTGEKPFRCSECLKYFSQKPDLVKHIRVHTGEKPYSCSVCPKGFTQKSCLARHLLVHTGEKPYSCSVCLKAFTQKSDLVKHERIHT; translated from the coding sequence ATGAGAGTTCATTCAGGAGAAAAGCCATATCAATGTTCTGTGTGTCTGAATTACTTTTCACATAAATCTGCTCTAAAAGAACATAAAAAAGGCCACAGGAGACAGAAGTATCGGTGTTTAGTATGTCTAAAAGGTTTTCCACGAAATTCACAACTAATAAAACACACAAGAGTTCATACAAGAGagaaaccgtttcaatgttcagaGTGTCTAAAAGACTTCTCACAAAAATCAACTCTTGTAAGGCATAAGAAAGCTCattcaggagagaaaccatatcagtgCCCAGTATGTCAAAGAAAATTTACAGATAAATCAGCTCTAGTAAAACATACAAAAATTCATACTGGAGAGAAACCCTATCAATGCTTAGAATGTCCTAAAAAGTTTTCTGAGAAAGCATCTCTAATAAAACATATTAGAATTCATACAGGTGAGAAACCATATCAATGCTTAGAGTGCTCAAAAGGTTTTTCAGTGCAGTCATCTCTAGTAAAACACATGAGAATTCATTCTGGTGAAAGGCCATATCGGTGTTCAGAATGTCTAAAAGGCTTTCCACATAAAACAGCTTTAGTACAGCATATGagaattcatacaggagagaaaccatataagtgttcagagtgtcaaaaagaATTTTCAAGAAATGCACATCTAATTCAGCATATGAGAatccatacaggagagaaacctttTCGCTGTTCGGAgtgtctaaaatatttttcacAAAAGCCAGATCTAGTCAAACACATAAGAGTTCACACAGGGGAGAAGCCATATTCATGCTCTGTGTGTCCAAAAGGTTTTACACAAAAATCATGTCTAGCAAGGCATTTATTGGTACATACAGGGGAGAAACCATATTCATGCTCAGTATGCCTAAAAGCCTTTACACAAAAATCAGATCTAGTAAAACATGAGCGAATTCATACATGA